In a genomic window of Helianthus annuus cultivar XRQ/B chromosome 10, HanXRQr2.0-SUNRISE, whole genome shotgun sequence:
- the LOC110881027 gene encoding protein NRT1/ PTR FAMILY 5.2 yields MTPILGAFIADEFLGRYWTFMIASLIYLVGMCFLTLVVSIPSLKPPTCGKDVSYLDCHKMASSFQIGIFYCALYIITIGTGGTKPNISTMGADQFDDFEPKERAHKLSFFNWYVFCIFFGTIFANTVLVYLQDTSGWEIGYGIPTLMLLISIIAFVFGTPVYRHKPRGESPFTRMAKVIIATSRKWNTSVPVDPKELYELTLDKYSSPGKYRIDHSSSLRFLDKAAVKVDGPASGWDLCPVTHVEQTKQMIKMIPILCATFIPSALMAQTQTLFIKQGTTLNRHLGDFEIPPASLSVFMTISMLISLVVYDRFFVPFVRKYTKNPRGITLLQRMTVGLIIHIVTMIIASLVERHRLSVAKDHGIFIMKQIVPLKIYILIPQFALLGVSDCFLEVAKLEFFYDQAPEGMKSLGMAYFTTSQGFGYFLSSFILSIVADVTKRHGHEGWILDNLNVSRLDYYYAFYTVLSFVNFLFFLFVAKNFKYNVEVTEVEQES; encoded by the exons ATGACACCTATTTTAGGTGCTTTTATTGCTGACGAATTTCTTGGCCGATACTGGACCTTCATGATTGCTTCACTCATTTATCTAGTG GGTATGTGTTTCTTGACTCTAGTTGTTTCAATACCTTCCCTAAAGCCACCAACATGTGGTAAAGATGTAAGTTACTTAGACTGTCACAAAATGGCTTCTTCGTTCCAAATTGGTATCTTCTATTGTGCACTGTACATTATTACAATAGGGACCGGTGGAACCAAGCCAAATATCTCCACAATGGGAGCGGACCAGTTTGACGATTTTGAGCCCAAGGAAAGGGCCCATAAACTCAGTTTCTTCAATTGGTATGTGTTTTGCATTTTCTTTGGCACTATTTTCGCAAACACGGTTCTGGTGTACCTTCAAGATACTTCGGGTTGGGAGATTGGGTACGGTATCCCTACACTGATGCTACTTATATCCATAATAGCATTTGTTTTCGGAACACCAGTTTATAGACACAAACCAAGAGGGGAAAGCCCGTTTACTCGAATGGCTAAGGTAATAATCGCGACTTCAAGAAAGTGGAATACAAGTGTACCCGTTGACCCGAAAGAGCTTTATGAGTTGACTTTGGACAAGTATTCTAGTCCCGGGAAATATAGAATTGACCATTCATCTTCATTAAG GTTTCTCGACAAAGCCGCGGTGAAGGTTGATGGACCGGCTTCCGGATGGGACCTTTGTCCGGTGACACACGTCGAGCAGACGAAGCAAATGATCAAAATGATCCCGATCTTGTGTGCAACATTCATTCCTAGCGCGCTAATGGCCCAAACCCAAACACTTTTCATCAAACAAGGCACCACATTAAATCGACACCTAGGGGATTTTGAAATCCCACCGGCTTCTTTATCTGTTTTCATGACTATCTCGATGCTTATTAGCCTTGTGGTTTACGACCGCTTCTTTGTTCCCTTCGTTCGGAAGTACACAAAGAACCCGAGAGGTATCACTTTGTTGCAACGAATGACAGTTGGGTTAATCATCCATATCGTGACCATGATTATCGCTAGTCTTGTAGAACGACATCGATTAAGCGTCGCTAAAGATCATGGCATTTTTATAATGAAGCAGATCGTGCCTCTAAAAATTTACATTCTCATTCCGCAATTCGCATTGTTGGGAGTTTCTGATTGTTTCTTAGAAGTAGCAAAACTCGAGTTTTTTTATGATCAAGCGCCTGAAGGAATGAAAAGTCTTGGGATGGCTTATTTCACGACTAGTCAAGGTTTTGGGTATTTTCTTAGCAGTTTCATCTTATCTATTGTTGCGGATGTTACAAAGAGGCATGGACATGAAGGTTGGATCCTAGACAACCTTAACGTGTCTCGCCTAGATTATTATTACGCGTTTTACACAGTTTTGAGCTTTGTGAACTTCCTTTTCTTCCTTTTCGTTGCAAAAAACTTTAAATACAACGTCGAAGTCACCGAAGTTGAGCAAGAGTCATAA